The following is a genomic window from Polypterus senegalus isolate Bchr_013 chromosome 9, ASM1683550v1, whole genome shotgun sequence.
agatgagaccaaggtagagctttttggtaaagctcatcattctactgtttacagaaaatggaatgaggcctacgaagaaaagaacacagtacctgcTGTCAAACATgatggaggttctaagatgttttggggatgttttgctgcctctggcactggatgccttgactgtatgcaaggcatcatgaaatctgaagactaccaaaagatattggggcgcaatgtagggcccagtgtcagaaagctgggtctgcgtcagaggtcatgggtgttacaacaggacaatgaccccaaacctACTCACAACataaagcacccagaaatggttgaagacaaagcgctggagaggtctgaagtggccagcaatgaatCTGGATCTAAATTCGATcaaacacttatggagagatctcagaattgctgttgggagaaggcgcccttcaaatctgagagaccttgagcagtttgcaaaagaagaatgGTCCGAAATTCCAGTTGaaaggtgtaacaagcttgttgatggttataggaagcacttgatttcagttattttttccaaagggcgtgcaaccaaatattaacttgagggtgccaataattttgtccagcccggtttttgagttttgtgtgaaattatgtcagatttggctttttttctctttttttgtgttgttccaatgcacataaaggaaataaacgtgtataccaaaacatttgtaactgtAACAATTTTCtgagagaaatggtgcattttctgggaaattttcaggggtgccgataatttcggccatgactgtaggtAGATAAATCAATATCAAGAATAGTACAGTTTACATCCACTATCACCTGTGGGTTGACACGGTAGTATTGCTTGCAATTGACAAACACATGCTTGTGTGCACTTGGACCAGTAATCTTTCTCTGCGTCCCATCAATCAAACCAACAGCTACAGGAAAACCACCAATTTACAGGAATGAAACTTGCTGTAAATTACCTCATGCAGAATGGTGGGGAAATGTATTCATGTGCATATTACCTTATGTGTTGTAAGAGTATTCAAGATTCCAGAAATGGTTGGTTGTAGCATCCCCGGATCATCGCTATTGCAAAACTGTAAATTTTCCCCATTGCCAAAGAATGTAACATTACCAACATTTTGATTTCAGACACCTCTGTTGAATCGATATCTTTTCATGAGTTCATTGTTTTTCAGCATTTCCAAAATATTCTGCATTTCCTGGATTATGTGTGTCAATCTCTGTCTGAGTTCTATCTTCTAGCAGCTCCTAGCAAATTCAGACagctcacaagctctcctaaatcctggtgaagatAGGAATAGTTCTCaagttaggaaaattgataaaatgctatTACTTCTATTCCAAAGAATAGAACCAAATTTGCACCACTGAAATGTTTGAGCCAATTAGGATCATTTTCCTACTAGGTCCGGAGATCCTTGAAGAAGAACAGGGTTCAGAGATGCATGTACAAGTGATGTTATTCTGAGGTGTGTCCAAAAGGTCACCCCACATATAGTTTTAAAGGCCATGGTTATATTTGAAGTAGGGAAATACGTAAGAGCAAAGACTCCCGTTCCAGTGGAACTGGGGCAAGAGATACATCAAGAGTGTGAGGAGAGGTAATAAGGTATATTTTAAAATGGGGATATGGGCCACCGACACCTTACTGGAGACTTTGTGGTTTCTTGTGATTTTGTATTCTCAATGTATTCACCCCTTCCTTTTTATAATGGCAATTATTTTTCTTAGGACAGATGACAAAATGAGTTTCTCTAACCCCACATGTAAGACAAAAGCAGTATGTAATACAAACTATACATGCAAGCACAAAAAGATGTGGTGCATCTACATTAAATTTAATATCCTGTTACCCGAGACACTTCATAATACTCAACAATTACAACATAAATCATCACTCAGTTGGccttaatatatttattaaatgaatCTTCAGAAAGCATTGTTCCAGTCAATTTCTTTCACAATGAAGtgcataattgaaaataaaaatcaaaaaaacaacttGTAAGGCATCACTCATTTTGTCCCAAAAATAATCCTCAATTATCACACTAGAAAAACACTTCCATTGGAACCAGACTATTAGCGACCGATATTTTGATCTTTATGATAAATGTCAAAGGTGGTTAGTCTCCATACTGGACTTCAGCTCTGAGCTCTTGTGTGACATAATTCACTAAGGCCGCCACCACTTTCTGCTGCATGGCTGCATTGCTCATAACCAGGGCGGTGAGTTGGGCAGCGTCCGTCCAGTCTAACTGGGAAATGATTGCCATGATATCATCATAAAGTTTCTTTTGCTGCTGAGGCGGTAGTTCCATTAGGATCTGTGGCAAAGGCTTGAACTGGCCACTAGTCATCCAGCATCCTAAAAGGCCTCCAACTGCACcacctgaaaacaaagaaatggaaaataaatactgaaactAAAGAAAACATGAACACTTTAGATTTTCCGCATGTGAGCTGTATTTCAAGTCGTACTGGTGGAGGGTCAtgcattaaaagaaagaaaataatgatcaagaaggcaaaaaaaaatcacttctcaTCAGCCAGAAagcagaatataaagaagtatacTGTGCTCTAAATACATTACAGCGGTTAATCTGATGTTTTGAGCGTTGTAAAAAAATCAACATGCAGGTAAGAGCAAGATTTCTGAATTCATTTCTTCAAATTCCACCTAAGAATAACATTTGTGCAAGTCTGGAATCAGCCCTGCAGGGGATAGCAGGCCATCACAGTTACAAGAATGCACAACAAAGGTGTCCAATCTGCCATTATGAAAGTGAAACACTGAAAATATTCTATAATGTGTAATGAATTATTTGTTAGCATACATAAGTTTTAATGTGCTAAAACTAATACTTGATGATACTGTGGTACGACACTACAACCTGACCACTGCATTTTTCCAAACTCCATGTAGGTTGTGTGGCTAAGGAGCTGAAATTGAATACAAAGATAATGTAATTGACCACTCCTGCACGAAAGACAAGAATTATATGAAACAAGGAGccgcatggtggcacagtggcacgctctgctgcctcacaggttcAGTATTAAGGATTTGAATCCTCAGTTGTTGTCCATGTAGAACTTGTTCATTCTCTATTTGTTGGTGTGGACTTCCTCACaaatttacaaagacatttagaGTAGGTTAACTGGCAGCTCCATGTGTAAGGAAGTGGGTCCTGTGACAGACGGCCATCTTGCATTAGGTTTAGTCCCCAAGACCCTGAAGCTAATTGAGCTGGTCACACAATAATATGTATAATGCACAAGAAAGTATTTGTTCCTTTCTAATTTCTTCCattattgcaatttttttcacCGAGTATGAAAATAAGTGTATATCCAGCACCAAATGACACTGTTGATAATCACCTTGTTATACTTAATAGCTTCCACCACATTTAGCTGCAATGACTGCAAATAAGAAATTCCTATAACTCAATTATCAGTCATGTTCCAAACCGACACTGAGTGTTTGCCTGTAGTCTTATTGAGGCCATTGAAGAATGACTTTTTGACATCCTCAAATCATTTGAAATGTTTAGGGAAGAAATTTTCTAAGCTATTCTGAGATAAGATGAGAATGCTACTATCTTGTCTGGGGATAATGTCAGGAGGTTGAGCTCATAAATCCGTTAGGCAAACTATTCCCATTATCTGTGCTGAGAAACATACTGTGCTCCTCAATGGTAAAACTTGCTGCTTGTAAATTTGGTGGCCTGTGATTGCATCCCAGCAGTGCTTTCTCAGGAAGAATGGCAGCCGGGACAGAGAGACACAAATCCACACCAAAGACAAAAGGCACAGTAACACAGATTAATGTAGATTAACTCAAGTGTAAGTGAAACTAGAGCAGCACACACCACATTGCCAAGAGGTGGCTCCTGTGCATAATGCCATGGGACGGCTATAATCCAGATTGGCTGGTGACTGAAGAGAGATCTCCGTGTAGCTCAACAGAAGGACTCACTAATTGTAATTCCAGCAACCCTTGTTCCTATCCCAGCATTACTGTCTCAGAGAGAACAGTAGTCAGGAGGGTGAGTGACAC
Proteins encoded in this region:
- the LOC120535366 gene encoding protein C19orf12 homolog, whose protein sequence is MPVRTDDVMRLCCDLSEQQKMKVAIKQSGKGAFVAGASAFVGGLVGGPPGIAVGGAVGGLLGCWMTSGQFKPLPQILMELPPQQQKKLYDDIMAIISQLDWTDAAQLTALVMSNAAMQQKVVAALVNYVTQELRAEVQYGD